One region of Phycicoccus sp. M110.8 genomic DNA includes:
- a CDS encoding alpha/beta hydrolase family protein, which produces MTQPGAGEQQRSAARRAGAAAAVAGGAVVATGLAGSLGAAAYVARRALTPDRRRPDDTHLLTVDDGTVVLGVTPETVVPGRYGLWLDNESGHVRLGDVVDLDERAGRVRRRVLGTDFGHLAPGYGRWNQYYFSGPPDRSLGLRTEYVDVDTELGTMPAWVVPAAAHSDRWAVLVHGRGARRHEGLRAVRPLHDNGINVIVPSYRNDLGARRGPDGRYNLGLSEWRDIEDAGLYAVRRGARELTLVGWSMGGAIVLQTLARSTLADQVARVVLDAPVIDWADVLAHHAELNGVPHAIGELSRALMGRRAARRLVGVHDPLDVAQTDWVARASELRHPVLLIHSVDDEFVPVGPSIELARARPDLVTMEHWDTARHTKEWNTDPQRWERSVAEFTTR; this is translated from the coding sequence ATGACGCAGCCCGGCGCCGGCGAGCAGCAGCGGTCGGCGGCACGCAGGGCCGGCGCGGCGGCCGCCGTCGCCGGTGGCGCCGTGGTCGCCACCGGGCTGGCCGGCTCGCTGGGGGCCGCGGCCTACGTCGCCCGCCGTGCCCTCACCCCGGACCGGCGCCGTCCCGACGACACCCACCTGCTCACGGTCGACGACGGCACCGTCGTGCTGGGCGTGACGCCGGAGACGGTCGTCCCGGGCCGGTACGGCCTCTGGCTCGACAACGAGAGCGGGCACGTCCGGCTCGGGGACGTCGTCGACCTCGACGAGCGGGCGGGACGCGTGCGCCGGCGGGTGCTCGGCACGGACTTCGGGCACCTGGCGCCCGGCTACGGCCGGTGGAACCAGTACTACTTCTCCGGGCCGCCGGACCGGTCCCTCGGCCTGCGCACGGAGTACGTCGACGTCGACACCGAGCTGGGCACCATGCCGGCCTGGGTCGTGCCGGCGGCAGCACACAGCGACCGCTGGGCCGTGCTGGTCCACGGACGCGGAGCCCGCCGCCACGAGGGCCTGCGCGCCGTCCGTCCCTTGCACGACAACGGGATCAACGTCATCGTCCCGAGCTACCGCAACGACTTGGGCGCCCGCCGCGGTCCGGACGGCCGCTACAACCTGGGCCTGTCCGAGTGGCGTGACATCGAGGACGCCGGCCTGTATGCCGTCCGGCGGGGAGCGCGCGAGCTCACCCTGGTCGGGTGGTCCATGGGTGGGGCGATCGTGCTGCAGACCCTGGCCCGGTCCACGCTCGCGGACCAGGTTGCGCGGGTGGTGCTCGACGCCCCGGTCATCGACTGGGCCGACGTGCTCGCCCACCACGCCGAGCTCAACGGGGTGCCGCACGCCATCGGCGAGCTGAGCCGGGCGCTCATGGGAAGGCGTGCCGCCCGTCGCCTCGTCGGGGTGCACGACCCGCTCGACGTCGCCCAGACCGACTGGGTCGCGCGTGCCTCCGAGCTGCGCCACCCCGTGCTGCTCATCCACTCCGTCGACGACGAGTTCGTGCCCGTCGGGCCGTCGATCGAGCTCGCCCGCGCCCGTCCCGACCTGGTCACGATGGAGCACTGGGACACCGCCCGGCACACGAAGGAGTGGAACACCGACCCGCAGCGGTGGGAGCGCTCGGTCGCGGAGTTCACGACGCGCTAG
- a CDS encoding helix-turn-helix domain-containing protein: MPALGSAADPSTILFSYADTAKLLGVTQRWLEDQVQRRRVPHHRLGRQVRFSASDIEEIEKDARVRAQPRPAGA; encoded by the coding sequence ATGCCTGCACTCGGTTCTGCCGCCGATCCCTCGACCATCCTGTTCAGCTACGCCGACACGGCGAAGTTGCTCGGTGTCACCCAGAGGTGGCTCGAAGATCAGGTTCAGCGTCGTCGCGTGCCACATCACCGACTCGGACGCCAGGTCCGGTTCTCGGCCTCGGACATCGAGGAGATCGAGAAGGACGCTCGCGTTCGGGCTCAACCGCGACCTGCGGGGGCGTGA
- the msrB gene encoding peptide-methionine (R)-S-oxide reductase MsrB, translating into MKSTERTYAVSKTDEQWRAELSPAEYDVLRRAGTERPFVGEYTDTTTEGVYACRACGAELFTSDTKFESHCGWPSFYTPLAGDTVEYIEDNSLGMKRVEVRCATCGSHLGHVFEGEGYDTPTDQRFCINSISLTLRPKADA; encoded by the coding sequence ATGAAGAGCACCGAGCGCACGTATGCCGTGAGCAAGACCGACGAGCAGTGGCGGGCCGAGCTCAGCCCCGCCGAGTACGACGTCCTGCGCCGCGCCGGCACCGAGCGACCCTTCGTCGGCGAGTACACCGACACGACCACCGAGGGCGTCTACGCCTGTCGCGCCTGTGGCGCGGAGCTGTTCACCTCGGACACCAAGTTCGAGAGCCACTGCGGCTGGCCGTCGTTCTACACCCCGCTCGCCGGTGACACGGTCGAGTACATCGAGGACAACAGCCTGGGCATGAAGCGGGTCGAGGTCCGCTGCGCCACCTGCGGCAGCCACCTCGGCCACGTCTTCGAGGGCGAGGGCTACGACACCCCGACCGACCAGCGCTTCTGCATCAACTCGATCAGCCTCACCCTGCGGCCGAAGGCCGACGCCTGA
- a CDS encoding cytochrome c oxidase assembly protein produces the protein MSFPVADLLTRWVVSPFGTALAVVLTVGYVVALRAGRAQGHRVGVLRTLAFLGLGVGSLVLATDGGLAADRGHSFVAAAAQSAVLAAITPVGLALGDPVGVTRRALGGGVQRLDRVLSGRVARVVMFPLLASVVATAVHLLLFVTPWLADSLRDGWLREATYAVLLGTGVLFTLPLLADELVPAWCTAGVRVLIGFADGLFDAVPGVVVMASPALLGAPVAAYLAAPDPLWQQRLGGGAMFGIAEAVGLPLLAATVLAWVRADAREAAAVDARLDAERALRAPRAGDGGGDVTVPVRGAVAPAQAAAEAAEPVLDRPWWETDPRFAHRRPRP, from the coding sequence ATGTCGTTCCCGGTGGCCGACCTGCTCACGCGGTGGGTCGTGTCGCCGTTCGGGACCGCGCTCGCCGTCGTGCTCACCGTGGGCTACGTCGTCGCCCTGCGCGCCGGGCGGGCGCAGGGGCACCGCGTGGGTGTGCTGCGCACGCTGGCGTTCCTGGGGCTCGGCGTGGGCTCCCTGGTCCTCGCCACCGACGGCGGCCTGGCCGCCGACCGTGGTCACTCGTTCGTCGCGGCCGCGGCGCAGTCGGCGGTGCTCGCCGCGATCACCCCGGTCGGCCTGGCCCTCGGCGACCCGGTCGGGGTGACCCGGCGCGCGCTGGGCGGGGGAGTGCAGCGGCTCGACCGCGTGCTGTCCGGGCGGGTGGCCCGCGTGGTGATGTTCCCGCTGCTGGCCTCGGTCGTGGCCACGGCGGTGCACCTGCTGCTGTTCGTCACCCCGTGGCTCGCCGACAGCCTGCGGGACGGCTGGCTGCGCGAGGCGACGTATGCCGTGCTGCTCGGCACGGGTGTCCTGTTCACCCTGCCGCTGCTCGCCGACGAGCTGGTGCCGGCGTGGTGCACGGCCGGGGTGCGGGTGCTGATCGGCTTCGCCGACGGGCTGTTCGACGCCGTGCCCGGCGTCGTCGTCATGGCGTCACCCGCGCTGCTCGGGGCTCCTGTCGCGGCCTACCTCGCGGCACCGGACCCGTTGTGGCAGCAACGGCTCGGCGGTGGGGCCATGTTCGGCATCGCCGAGGCGGTCGGGCTGCCGCTGCTGGCGGCCACCGTGCTGGCGTGGGTCCGTGCCGACGCCAGGGAGGCGGCCGCGGTCGACGCGCGGCTGGACGCCGAGCGGGCCCTCCGGGCGCCCCGGGCGGGAGACGGCGGCGGCGACGTGACCGTGCCCGTGCGGGGTGCCGTCGCGCCTGCGCAGGCAGCGGCAGAGGCGGCCGAGCCTGTGCTCGACCGGCCGTGGTGGGAGACCGACCCCCGGTTCGCGCACCGGCGGCCCCGTCCCTGA
- a CDS encoding ATP-dependent DNA ligase has protein sequence MAAAKATEIEVPGGRGGGRTVRISSPDRLIWPDDDATPGGITKFALAQYAVDVAPGLMRALGHRPVTLQRFPEGIGGEEFWTKNPPKGMPDFIEPVMCTYPSGRRHLQVVVDEPAAAVWAMQMNTVTFHPWPVRTSDVDRPDELRIDLDPQPGRDFRDAVEAAYALKDVLDGIGLTGWPKTSGNRGVHVFVRVAPTHEFLDVRHGVIGIARELERRLPDLVTTSWWKEERGERVFVDFNQACRDRTIASAYSPRPLPGAPVSMPVTWEALRDVEPADFTVLTVPGILAADGDAWEGMDDAVGDVAAAIALWDRDVQERGLGELNFPPDYPKMPGEPPRVQPSKRRKDKGDEEYMGPKADRDADLRALWGPVVPPVPPMLAKPVKAIPRDGGYLFEPKWDGFRSIIFRSGDTVEIGSRNEKPMTRYFPEVVEAVLQSFPEKAVIDGEIVLVSPQSGDRLDFDALQQRIHPAASRVKRLAAETPASFVAFDLLALGDEDFTGRPFAERREALDKALAGAAPPIHLTRATDDPDVAQEWFHQFEGAGLDGVIAKPLDVAYVPDKRLMLKIKHERTADCVVAGYRTHKSGPDAIGSLLLGLYSEDGTLHSVGVIGAFPMARRRELFEELQPLVTDFEHHPWAWAQEDMGSRTPTSGAGSRWNAGKDLSFTPLRPERVVEVRYDHMEGSRFRHTAQFSRWRPDRDPESCTYEQLEEPVSFDLADVLGGTDTA, from the coding sequence ATGGCGGCGGCGAAGGCGACCGAGATCGAGGTGCCCGGGGGGCGCGGCGGCGGGCGGACGGTGCGGATCTCGAGCCCGGACCGGCTCATCTGGCCCGACGACGACGCGACTCCCGGCGGCATCACCAAGTTCGCGCTGGCGCAGTACGCCGTCGACGTCGCGCCCGGGCTGATGCGGGCGCTGGGGCACCGCCCGGTGACCCTGCAGCGGTTCCCCGAGGGCATCGGCGGCGAGGAGTTCTGGACCAAGAACCCGCCCAAGGGCATGCCGGACTTCATCGAGCCCGTGATGTGCACCTACCCCAGCGGGCGGCGCCACCTGCAGGTCGTGGTCGACGAGCCCGCCGCGGCGGTCTGGGCCATGCAGATGAACACCGTGACGTTCCACCCCTGGCCGGTCCGCACGAGCGACGTCGACCGGCCCGACGAGCTGCGGATCGACCTCGACCCGCAGCCGGGCCGCGACTTCCGCGACGCCGTCGAGGCGGCGTACGCGCTCAAGGACGTCCTGGACGGGATCGGCCTCACCGGCTGGCCCAAGACGTCGGGCAACCGCGGGGTGCACGTCTTCGTCCGGGTCGCGCCGACGCACGAGTTCCTCGACGTCCGGCACGGGGTGATCGGCATCGCCCGCGAGCTCGAGCGCCGGCTGCCCGACCTCGTGACCACCTCCTGGTGGAAGGAGGAGCGCGGGGAGCGCGTCTTCGTCGACTTCAACCAGGCCTGCCGTGACCGCACGATCGCCTCGGCCTACAGCCCCCGTCCGCTGCCCGGTGCGCCCGTGAGCATGCCCGTCACCTGGGAGGCGCTGCGCGACGTGGAGCCCGCCGACTTCACCGTGCTCACCGTCCCGGGCATCCTCGCCGCCGACGGCGACGCCTGGGAGGGGATGGACGACGCGGTCGGCGACGTCGCCGCCGCGATCGCCCTGTGGGACCGGGACGTGCAGGAGCGCGGGCTCGGCGAGCTCAACTTCCCGCCGGACTACCCCAAGATGCCGGGCGAGCCGCCGCGGGTGCAGCCGAGCAAGCGGCGCAAGGACAAGGGCGACGAGGAGTACATGGGCCCCAAGGCCGACCGCGACGCGGACCTGCGGGCGCTCTGGGGCCCGGTCGTCCCGCCGGTGCCCCCCATGCTGGCCAAGCCGGTCAAGGCGATCCCGCGCGACGGTGGCTACCTCTTCGAGCCCAAGTGGGACGGCTTCCGGTCGATCATCTTCCGGTCCGGCGACACCGTCGAGATCGGCAGCCGCAACGAGAAGCCGATGACCCGGTACTTCCCCGAGGTCGTCGAGGCCGTCCTGCAGAGCTTCCCCGAGAAGGCCGTCATCGACGGTGAGATCGTCCTCGTCAGCCCGCAGTCCGGTGACCGGCTCGACTTCGACGCGCTGCAGCAACGGATCCACCCGGCCGCCAGCCGGGTCAAGCGGCTCGCGGCGGAGACGCCGGCGAGCTTCGTGGCGTTCGACCTGCTGGCGCTGGGGGACGAGGACTTCACCGGTCGACCGTTCGCCGAGCGGCGCGAGGCCCTCGATAAGGCGCTCGCCGGCGCGGCCCCGCCGATCCACCTCACCCGGGCGACCGACGACCCGGACGTGGCGCAGGAGTGGTTCCACCAGTTCGAGGGCGCGGGGCTGGACGGCGTCATCGCCAAGCCGCTCGACGTCGCCTACGTGCCCGACAAGCGGCTCATGCTCAAGATCAAGCACGAACGCACCGCCGACTGCGTGGTGGCCGGCTACCGCACCCACAAGAGCGGCCCGGACGCGATCGGCTCGCTGCTGCTGGGCCTGTACTCCGAGGACGGCACGCTGCACAGCGTCGGGGTCATCGGCGCCTTCCCGATGGCCCGGCGCCGGGAGCTCTTCGAGGAGCTGCAGCCGCTGGTCACCGACTTCGAGCACCACCCGTGGGCGTGGGCGCAGGAGGACATGGGCAGCCGCACCCCCACGAGCGGCGCGGGCAGCCGCTGGAACGCCGGCAAGGACCTGTCCTTCACCCCGCTGCGTCCCGAGCGCGTCGTCGAGGTGCGCTACGACCACATGGAGGGCAGCCGGTTCCGGCACACGGCGCAGTTCTCCCGGTGGCGCCCCGACCGCGATCCCGAGTCGTGCACCTACGAGCAGCTCGAGGAGCCGGTGAGCTTCGACCTCGCCGACGTCCTCGGCGGGACGGACACCGCATGA
- a CDS encoding phage major capsid protein codes for MATTITRTEFNGNVFPPEVADFIADSIIGGAPFTATLTRRPSRGNLVIPVVSAVTGQGWVAEGADLPDVDLTTGSEVVAVKKLGGIVLITREAFEDATWPIADEVSRVVQDAFSHDLDLGLLGGTGAGANPLGVTGRAEEITGATLTAAVAAAVSDIGEAGGRATHVALSPTAAATEAAREGSDGHPVYPSGMGSLQGLTVVPVPGLTSPLVYDAGRIYAVAARDFRVERSVDYAPAFKGDKVALKITGRFGAGLPVPVKSIRRLTVGAA; via the coding sequence ATGGCCACCACCATCACGCGCACGGAGTTCAACGGCAACGTCTTCCCCCCCGAGGTCGCCGACTTCATCGCCGACTCGATCATCGGCGGCGCGCCCTTCACCGCAACCCTCACCCGGCGCCCCTCCCGAGGCAACCTCGTCATCCCGGTCGTCAGCGCAGTCACGGGACAGGGGTGGGTCGCCGAGGGCGCAGACCTCCCGGACGTCGACCTCACCACTGGCTCCGAGGTCGTCGCCGTCAAGAAGCTCGGCGGCATCGTCCTCATCACCCGCGAAGCGTTCGAGGATGCCACCTGGCCGATCGCCGACGAGGTCTCCCGCGTCGTCCAGGACGCGTTCTCCCACGACCTCGACCTCGGTCTGCTCGGCGGCACCGGAGCCGGGGCCAACCCCCTTGGCGTCACCGGCCGCGCCGAGGAGATCACCGGGGCCACACTGACCGCTGCGGTCGCCGCTGCGGTCTCCGACATCGGTGAAGCAGGCGGTCGGGCCACCCACGTCGCCCTGTCGCCCACCGCTGCGGCCACCGAGGCGGCACGCGAAGGCTCAGACGGTCACCCGGTCTACCCGTCAGGCATGGGTTCACTCCAGGGCCTGACCGTCGTGCCGGTTCCCGGGCTCACGAGCCCACTGGTCTACGACGCAGGCCGCATCTACGCCGTCGCCGCCCGAGACTTCCGTGTCGAGCGCTCCGTCGACTACGCGCCCGCCTTCAAGGGCGACAAGGTCGCCCTCAAGATCACCGGACGCTTCGGGGCCGGGCTGCCCGTCCCGGTGAAGTCGATCCGGCGGCTCACGGTCGGTGCAGCCTGA
- the zapE gene encoding cell division protein ZapE, with amino-acid sequence MAAVCLITLPLVPGSLTERSPQLDRARLVRELVPPPRFDAERFSTYRPDPAQPSQAEAVRRLEAYAAGLGERRGGGLLGRLRRGNGDGDGRGIYLDGGFGVGKTHLLASLWHAAPGPKAFGTFVEYTNLVGALGFQQTVEALSDHRLVCIDEFELDDPGDTVLMATLLARLAEAGVSLAATSNTLPDALGEGRFAAEDFLREIQALSARFDVLTVNGPDYRHRDAVDSPPPLPEDEVRAATAEDEALLDHFVDVTRHLSTVHPSRYRAMLEGVSAMGWTHVRQVTDQAVALRLVVLVDRLYDARIPVYASGLPLGEVFGGDMLRGGYRKKYYRAISRLTALARPDEHWRASTGPVGPA; translated from the coding sequence ATGGCCGCAGTGTGCCTGATTACGCTGCCCCTCGTGCCTGGCTCCCTGACCGAACGCTCACCGCAGCTGGACCGCGCCCGCCTGGTGCGCGAGCTGGTCCCGCCGCCGCGCTTCGACGCCGAGCGGTTCTCGACCTACCGCCCGGACCCGGCGCAGCCCAGCCAGGCCGAGGCCGTCCGCCGGCTCGAGGCGTATGCCGCCGGGCTGGGGGAGCGGCGCGGTGGTGGCCTGCTGGGGCGCCTGCGCCGGGGGAACGGCGACGGGGACGGCCGGGGCATCTACCTCGACGGCGGCTTCGGGGTGGGCAAGACGCACCTGCTCGCCTCGCTGTGGCACGCGGCACCGGGGCCGAAGGCGTTCGGGACGTTCGTCGAGTACACCAACCTCGTCGGGGCGCTCGGGTTCCAGCAGACCGTCGAGGCGCTGAGCGACCACCGGCTCGTGTGCATCGACGAGTTCGAGCTCGACGACCCGGGCGACACCGTGCTGATGGCGACCCTGCTGGCCCGGCTCGCCGAGGCCGGGGTGTCGCTGGCGGCGACGTCGAACACGCTGCCCGACGCCCTCGGCGAGGGCCGCTTCGCCGCCGAGGACTTCCTGCGCGAGATCCAGGCGCTGTCGGCCCGGTTCGACGTGCTCACCGTCAACGGCCCGGACTACCGGCACCGCGACGCCGTGGACAGCCCGCCGCCGCTGCCCGAGGACGAGGTCCGTGCGGCCACGGCCGAGGACGAGGCCCTGCTCGACCACTTCGTCGACGTGACCCGGCACCTCTCCACGGTCCACCCGAGCCGGTACCGCGCCATGCTCGAGGGCGTGTCCGCGATGGGGTGGACCCACGTGCGGCAGGTGACCGACCAGGCCGTCGCGCTGCGGCTCGTCGTGCTCGTCGACCGGCTCTACGACGCCCGGATCCCGGTGTACGCCAGCGGCCTCCCACTGGGCGAGGTGTTCGGCGGCGACATGCTGCGCGGCGGCTACCGCAAGAAGTACTACAGGGCAATCAGCAGATTGACCGCGCTGGCGCGCCCGGACGAGCACTGGCGCGCCTCAACAGGCCCTGTTGGTCCCGCCTAA
- a CDS encoding DUF1810 domain-containing protein produces MAATPDLSRFLRAQDDGGTYATALGELCAGSKRSHWMWFVFPQVAGLGSSPTAREYAISGVDEARAYLAHPVLGPRLLECAQALLDLGGSDPQAVLGGIDAVKLRSSMTLFAHAAEHDEDRAVFRAVLSQYYGGEEDPATIIRL; encoded by the coding sequence ATGGCAGCCACACCCGACCTCAGCCGCTTCCTCAGAGCCCAGGACGACGGCGGCACGTACGCCACGGCCCTCGGGGAGCTGTGCGCCGGCTCCAAGCGCAGCCACTGGATGTGGTTCGTCTTCCCGCAGGTAGCCGGCCTGGGCTCCAGCCCCACGGCGCGCGAGTACGCGATCTCCGGCGTGGACGAGGCCCGCGCCTACCTCGCCCACCCCGTCCTCGGCCCGCGGCTGCTGGAGTGTGCGCAGGCGCTGCTCGACCTCGGCGGCTCCGACCCGCAGGCCGTGCTGGGCGGGATCGACGCCGTGAAGCTGCGGTCGTCGATGACGCTCTTCGCGCACGCCGCCGAGCACGACGAGGACCGCGCGGTGTTCCGCGCGGTCCTGTCGCAGTACTACGGCGGCGAGGAGGACCCCGCCACGATCATCCGGCTCTGA
- a CDS encoding dihydrofolate reductase family protein, producing MRILLGPSGSPAPGTDLDEQALEQLYAVPADRTWLRVNFVSSLDGAVTGADGRSGSINTPADHRVFALLRRLADVVVVGAGTVRAEGYPALRDEDPGAPVLAVVSNRGVLPETVAAMTSPRGSAILVTRSGADAKALDDARRVLGEENVVLAGDDEVDLVQARKALADRGLRQMLSEGGPGLFGSMLAAGVVDEVDLTWAPTIVGGDHDRIVKAGDLDVSLRPMTLVEEDGTLIGRWEVVPGAPGDRA from the coding sequence ATGCGCATCCTCCTCGGCCCCAGCGGCTCCCCCGCGCCAGGCACCGACCTCGACGAGCAGGCCCTGGAGCAGCTGTATGCCGTGCCGGCCGACCGCACGTGGCTGCGCGTGAACTTCGTGTCGAGCCTCGACGGGGCCGTCACCGGCGCCGACGGCCGCTCGGGCAGCATCAACACCCCCGCAGACCACCGCGTCTTCGCACTCCTGCGGCGGCTGGCCGACGTGGTCGTCGTGGGGGCAGGCACGGTCCGGGCCGAGGGCTACCCCGCCCTGCGCGACGAGGACCCCGGGGCGCCGGTCCTCGCGGTCGTGAGCAACCGCGGCGTGCTCCCCGAGACGGTCGCGGCCATGACCTCGCCACGGGGCTCGGCCATCCTCGTCACCCGCAGCGGCGCCGACGCGAAGGCGCTCGACGACGCGCGCCGGGTGCTCGGGGAGGAGAACGTCGTCCTCGCCGGCGACGACGAGGTCGACCTCGTCCAAGCGCGGAAGGCGTTGGCGGACAGGGGACTTCGCCAGATGCTCAGCGAGGGCGGCCCGGGCCTGTTCGGCTCGATGCTCGCGGCCGGTGTCGTCGACGAGGTCGACCTGACGTGGGCGCCCACCATTGTCGGCGGCGACCACGACCGCATCGTCAAGGCGGGCGACCTCGACGTCTCGCTCCGCCCGATGACCCTCGTCGAGGAGGACGGCACGCTGATCGGCCGCTGGGAGGTCGTGCCCGGTGCGCCCGGGGACCGTGCCTAG